A stretch of the Paramormyrops kingsleyae isolate MSU_618 chromosome 16, PKINGS_0.4, whole genome shotgun sequence genome encodes the following:
- the tmprss3a gene encoding transmembrane protease serine 3 isoform X1, with product MTEPQLSPGGDEEAAGPALSGTVEEQDPAVQAVRPGSARIELLSVTDEDLPAVETLPAVKGNIFSGPAPDPAPAADAATEAQNSAEAPSSTGPAMPITKVQPFLDENEQAEEKTLRGRLLAHRVELLIGACLLLVLCLAVGIGVGVGLSCTGKFRCGSSSRCISSSAQCDGAVDCEHGEDELLCVRLSGKSSVLQVLSGGLWRTVCSEDWTPTLGLSACRQLGYPRYVESNYLPLSSIEEDLQNHLVSINPSQLSPQQAIKIHNATGISKTHCSSVTSLKCLDCGYRPSYSPRIVGGNLSAEGQFPWQVSLHFQREHLCGGSIVAPRWVLTAAHCVYGFAYPTLWAVVVGMMEQPVNGAQYLSVEKIFYHGRYRPKGLDYDIALMKLVKPLLFNGVVEPICLPNFGEEFEDGKMCWISGWGATEDGGEASISLHSASVPLLSNKACSQPGVYQGFISPWMICAGYLEGGIDSCQGDSGGPLACEDSSVWKLVGVTSWGQGCAERNKPGVYTRISQALTWIHEQMEREEALNPEIVSTDH from the exons ATGACTGAGCCACAGCTTTCCCCTGGGGGAGATGAGGAAGCAGCTGGACCTGCTCTCAGTGGCACCGTGGAGGAG CAGGACCCTGCGGTGCAGGCGGTGCGGCCTGGCAGTGCACGGATTGAGCTGCTGTCAGTGACCGATGAGGACCTTCCTGCCGTTGAGACCCTGCCCGCTGTCAAAGGAAACATCTTTAGCGGACCAGCCCCGGATCCTGCCCCAGCTGCTGATGCTGCCACAGAAGCCCAGAATTCAGCAGAAGCCCCCAGCTCGACTGGTCCTGCCATGCCCATCACAAAAGTCCAGCCATTTTTAGATG AAAATGAGCAGGCAGAGGAGAAGACGCTGCGGGGCCGCCTGCTGGCGCACAGGGTCGAGCTGCTCATCGGCGCCTGTCTGCTGCTGGTGCTCTGCCTGGCCGTCGGCATCGGGGTGGGAG TGGGTCTCAGCTGCACAGGGAAGTTTCGCTGTGGCTCCTCATCCAGGTGCATCAGCAGCTCTGCACAGTGTGATGGTGCTGTGGACTGCGAGCATGGAGAGGATGAGCTTCTCTGTG TTCGTCTGAGCGGGAAGAGCTCTGTGCTGCAAGTGCTGAGTGGGGGGCTGTGGAGGACTGTGTGCTCTGAGGACTGGACCCCCACCCTGGGCCTCTCCGCCTGCAGACAGCTGGGTTACCCCAG GTACGTGGAGTCCAATTATCTCCCACTTTCCTCCATTGAGGAGGACCTCCAAAACCATCTAGTGTCCATTAACCCCAGTCAGTTGAGTCCCCAGCAAGCCATCAAGATCCACAATGCCACTGGCATCAG TAAGACTCACTGCAGTTCAGTGACCTCACTCAAATGTCTGG ATTGCGGTTACCGGCCTAGCTACAGCCCCCGCATTGTGGGTGGAAACCTGTCTGCTGAAGGCCAGTTCCCCTGGCAGGTGAGCCTGCACTTCCAGAGGGAGCATCTGTGTGGAGGCTCCATTGTGGCCCCACGGTGGGTCCTCACGGCCGCACACTGCGTCTATGG ATTTGCATACCCAACGCTGTGGGCTGTGGTGGTCGGGATGATGGAGCAGCCAGTGAACGGGGCACAGTACCTCTCAGTGGAGAAGATTTTCTACCATGGCCGCTACCGGCCCAAGGGCCTGGATTATGACATTGCCCTCATGAAACTGGTCAAGCCACTCCTGTTCAATG GAGTGGTTGAGCCAATCTGCCTGCCTAACTTTGGGGAGGAGTTTGAGGATGGCAAGATGTGCTGGATCTCAGGCTGGGGGGCCACAGAGGATGGGG GTGAGGCTAGCATCTCACTGCACTCTGCAAGTGTGCCATTGCTCTCCAACAAGGCGTGCAGCCAGCCTGGTGTATACCAGGGTTTCATCTCTCCCTGGATGATCTGCGCCGGCTACCTGGAGGGGGGCATCGACTCCTGCCAG GGGGACAGCGGAGGCCCCCTGGCCTGTGAGGACTCCTCGGTGTGGAAGCTGGTGGGGGTCACAAGCTGGGGCCAGGGCTGTGCGGAGCGAAACAAGCCTGGAGTGTACACCCGCATCAGCCAGGCCCTGACCTGGATCCATGAGCAGATGGAG AGAGAAGAGGCTTTGAACCCTGAAATAGTCAGTACTGACCACTGA
- the tmprss3a gene encoding transmembrane protease serine 3 isoform X2, which translates to MTEPQLSPGGDEEAAGPALSGTVEEDPAVQAVRPGSARIELLSVTDEDLPAVETLPAVKGNIFSGPAPDPAPAADAATEAQNSAEAPSSTGPAMPITKVQPFLDENEQAEEKTLRGRLLAHRVELLIGACLLLVLCLAVGIGVGVGLSCTGKFRCGSSSRCISSSAQCDGAVDCEHGEDELLCVRLSGKSSVLQVLSGGLWRTVCSEDWTPTLGLSACRQLGYPRYVESNYLPLSSIEEDLQNHLVSINPSQLSPQQAIKIHNATGISKTHCSSVTSLKCLDCGYRPSYSPRIVGGNLSAEGQFPWQVSLHFQREHLCGGSIVAPRWVLTAAHCVYGFAYPTLWAVVVGMMEQPVNGAQYLSVEKIFYHGRYRPKGLDYDIALMKLVKPLLFNGVVEPICLPNFGEEFEDGKMCWISGWGATEDGGEASISLHSASVPLLSNKACSQPGVYQGFISPWMICAGYLEGGIDSCQGDSGGPLACEDSSVWKLVGVTSWGQGCAERNKPGVYTRISQALTWIHEQMEREEALNPEIVSTDH; encoded by the exons ATGACTGAGCCACAGCTTTCCCCTGGGGGAGATGAGGAAGCAGCTGGACCTGCTCTCAGTGGCACCGTGGAGGAG GACCCTGCGGTGCAGGCGGTGCGGCCTGGCAGTGCACGGATTGAGCTGCTGTCAGTGACCGATGAGGACCTTCCTGCCGTTGAGACCCTGCCCGCTGTCAAAGGAAACATCTTTAGCGGACCAGCCCCGGATCCTGCCCCAGCTGCTGATGCTGCCACAGAAGCCCAGAATTCAGCAGAAGCCCCCAGCTCGACTGGTCCTGCCATGCCCATCACAAAAGTCCAGCCATTTTTAGATG AAAATGAGCAGGCAGAGGAGAAGACGCTGCGGGGCCGCCTGCTGGCGCACAGGGTCGAGCTGCTCATCGGCGCCTGTCTGCTGCTGGTGCTCTGCCTGGCCGTCGGCATCGGGGTGGGAG TGGGTCTCAGCTGCACAGGGAAGTTTCGCTGTGGCTCCTCATCCAGGTGCATCAGCAGCTCTGCACAGTGTGATGGTGCTGTGGACTGCGAGCATGGAGAGGATGAGCTTCTCTGTG TTCGTCTGAGCGGGAAGAGCTCTGTGCTGCAAGTGCTGAGTGGGGGGCTGTGGAGGACTGTGTGCTCTGAGGACTGGACCCCCACCCTGGGCCTCTCCGCCTGCAGACAGCTGGGTTACCCCAG GTACGTGGAGTCCAATTATCTCCCACTTTCCTCCATTGAGGAGGACCTCCAAAACCATCTAGTGTCCATTAACCCCAGTCAGTTGAGTCCCCAGCAAGCCATCAAGATCCACAATGCCACTGGCATCAG TAAGACTCACTGCAGTTCAGTGACCTCACTCAAATGTCTGG ATTGCGGTTACCGGCCTAGCTACAGCCCCCGCATTGTGGGTGGAAACCTGTCTGCTGAAGGCCAGTTCCCCTGGCAGGTGAGCCTGCACTTCCAGAGGGAGCATCTGTGTGGAGGCTCCATTGTGGCCCCACGGTGGGTCCTCACGGCCGCACACTGCGTCTATGG ATTTGCATACCCAACGCTGTGGGCTGTGGTGGTCGGGATGATGGAGCAGCCAGTGAACGGGGCACAGTACCTCTCAGTGGAGAAGATTTTCTACCATGGCCGCTACCGGCCCAAGGGCCTGGATTATGACATTGCCCTCATGAAACTGGTCAAGCCACTCCTGTTCAATG GAGTGGTTGAGCCAATCTGCCTGCCTAACTTTGGGGAGGAGTTTGAGGATGGCAAGATGTGCTGGATCTCAGGCTGGGGGGCCACAGAGGATGGGG GTGAGGCTAGCATCTCACTGCACTCTGCAAGTGTGCCATTGCTCTCCAACAAGGCGTGCAGCCAGCCTGGTGTATACCAGGGTTTCATCTCTCCCTGGATGATCTGCGCCGGCTACCTGGAGGGGGGCATCGACTCCTGCCAG GGGGACAGCGGAGGCCCCCTGGCCTGTGAGGACTCCTCGGTGTGGAAGCTGGTGGGGGTCACAAGCTGGGGCCAGGGCTGTGCGGAGCGAAACAAGCCTGGAGTGTACACCCGCATCAGCCAGGCCCTGACCTGGATCCATGAGCAGATGGAG AGAGAAGAGGCTTTGAACCCTGAAATAGTCAGTACTGACCACTGA
- the tmprss3a gene encoding transmembrane protease serine 3 isoform X3 has product MVRRWGSQAGHNSPDDLSENEQAEEKTLRGRLLAHRVELLIGACLLLVLCLAVGIGVGVGLSCTGKFRCGSSSRCISSSAQCDGAVDCEHGEDELLCVRLSGKSSVLQVLSGGLWRTVCSEDWTPTLGLSACRQLGYPRYVESNYLPLSSIEEDLQNHLVSINPSQLSPQQAIKIHNATGISKTHCSSVTSLKCLDCGYRPSYSPRIVGGNLSAEGQFPWQVSLHFQREHLCGGSIVAPRWVLTAAHCVYGFAYPTLWAVVVGMMEQPVNGAQYLSVEKIFYHGRYRPKGLDYDIALMKLVKPLLFNGVVEPICLPNFGEEFEDGKMCWISGWGATEDGGEASISLHSASVPLLSNKACSQPGVYQGFISPWMICAGYLEGGIDSCQGDSGGPLACEDSSVWKLVGVTSWGQGCAERNKPGVYTRISQALTWIHEQMEREEALNPEIVSTDH; this is encoded by the exons ATGGTACGGAGATGGGGCAGTCAGGCGGGGCATAATAGTCCTGATGACCTCTCAG AAAATGAGCAGGCAGAGGAGAAGACGCTGCGGGGCCGCCTGCTGGCGCACAGGGTCGAGCTGCTCATCGGCGCCTGTCTGCTGCTGGTGCTCTGCCTGGCCGTCGGCATCGGGGTGGGAG TGGGTCTCAGCTGCACAGGGAAGTTTCGCTGTGGCTCCTCATCCAGGTGCATCAGCAGCTCTGCACAGTGTGATGGTGCTGTGGACTGCGAGCATGGAGAGGATGAGCTTCTCTGTG TTCGTCTGAGCGGGAAGAGCTCTGTGCTGCAAGTGCTGAGTGGGGGGCTGTGGAGGACTGTGTGCTCTGAGGACTGGACCCCCACCCTGGGCCTCTCCGCCTGCAGACAGCTGGGTTACCCCAG GTACGTGGAGTCCAATTATCTCCCACTTTCCTCCATTGAGGAGGACCTCCAAAACCATCTAGTGTCCATTAACCCCAGTCAGTTGAGTCCCCAGCAAGCCATCAAGATCCACAATGCCACTGGCATCAG TAAGACTCACTGCAGTTCAGTGACCTCACTCAAATGTCTGG ATTGCGGTTACCGGCCTAGCTACAGCCCCCGCATTGTGGGTGGAAACCTGTCTGCTGAAGGCCAGTTCCCCTGGCAGGTGAGCCTGCACTTCCAGAGGGAGCATCTGTGTGGAGGCTCCATTGTGGCCCCACGGTGGGTCCTCACGGCCGCACACTGCGTCTATGG ATTTGCATACCCAACGCTGTGGGCTGTGGTGGTCGGGATGATGGAGCAGCCAGTGAACGGGGCACAGTACCTCTCAGTGGAGAAGATTTTCTACCATGGCCGCTACCGGCCCAAGGGCCTGGATTATGACATTGCCCTCATGAAACTGGTCAAGCCACTCCTGTTCAATG GAGTGGTTGAGCCAATCTGCCTGCCTAACTTTGGGGAGGAGTTTGAGGATGGCAAGATGTGCTGGATCTCAGGCTGGGGGGCCACAGAGGATGGGG GTGAGGCTAGCATCTCACTGCACTCTGCAAGTGTGCCATTGCTCTCCAACAAGGCGTGCAGCCAGCCTGGTGTATACCAGGGTTTCATCTCTCCCTGGATGATCTGCGCCGGCTACCTGGAGGGGGGCATCGACTCCTGCCAG GGGGACAGCGGAGGCCCCCTGGCCTGTGAGGACTCCTCGGTGTGGAAGCTGGTGGGGGTCACAAGCTGGGGCCAGGGCTGTGCGGAGCGAAACAAGCCTGGAGTGTACACCCGCATCAGCCAGGCCCTGACCTGGATCCATGAGCAGATGGAG AGAGAAGAGGCTTTGAACCCTGAAATAGTCAGTACTGACCACTGA
- the fgf9 gene encoding fibroblast growth factor 4A, protein METPTWALQTAVAPLRMLPLLALVAGCGRRHCVGRIAVTGQGSIRDFGAWLRTQWQISTRDTRLRKEGTSHPFRGLAQKQLLYCRVGIGYHLQILPNGNIGGVHEPTEYCWLKVFSMQWGVVGIKGLKSNLYLCMSSAGIAWGSEHFMAECLFREDMEEDHYTTYASASHPGLYLALSHNGQAKRGNTVQKENPCAHFLPRLQT, encoded by the exons ATGGAGACCCCCACTTGGGCTCTACAGACCGCCGTAGCGCCTCTTAGGATGCTCCCTCTCCTGGCACTGGTGGCAGGCTGTGGGAGGCGTCACTGTGTGGGCAGAATTGCAGTCACAGGCCAAGGTTCTATAAGGGACTTTGGGGCCTGGCTACGTACCCAGTGGCAAATCTCCACCCGGGACACCAGGCTGAGAAAGGAAG GTACCTCTCACCCATTCAGAGGTTTGGCCCAAAAACAACTACTCTACTGCCGTGTTGGCATTGGCTATCACTTACAAATCCTACCCAATGGCAACATTGGGGGCGTGCATGAGCCCACGGAGTACT GTTGGCTGAAGGTGTTCTCCATGCAGTGGGGTGTGGTGGGAATTAAAGGACTGAAAAGCAATCTCTACCTGTGTATGTCCAGTGCAGGGATTGCCTGGGGATCG GAGCATTTCATGGCTGAATGCCTGTTCAGGGAGGACATGGAGGAGGACCATTATACCACCTACGCCTCAGCCTCCCACCCGGGCCTTTACCTGGCCCTGTCCCACAATGGCCAGGCCAAGAGGGGAAACACTGTGCAGAAAGAGAATCCCTGTGCCCACTTCCTGCCCCGCCTCCAAACATGA